A single window of Rubripirellula lacrimiformis DNA harbors:
- a CDS encoding App1 family protein, which produces MKKAGSTTWRNELLKIATRSAASADDFADVRIRRLRKRIGRSGIPKIQAYTGYATADTIHLHGRVLTNPPLDPNFNDDRWWHNLANTVQRFASDEIPGVTVQASLGSASGRAVSDHEGYFHLTMQRIDCGCELPFWSDAALAIVDHPKTSAIESATTSKVMAVPDNAKFVLISDVDDTILRTGATSIGTMAKLTFFSNARTRAPLPGIAGWYEAMQRSPPQTMRAALDPPSSQFAVDNDPNNPIFYVSSSPWNLYDLLDDFIEINAIPDGPILLRDLGFDANKFLKSGHDHKLEKARRLMNAYPDLPFVLSGDSGQEDARLYATAAEEFGSRIKAIFIRDIDPMGDSEHDQKVDRHIRKCKNIGVPMFAIKDSVEAARHCVDLGLLDPDQLPIVEAATRRDEQRSASPLKP; this is translated from the coding sequence CTTAAAATCGCCACTCGCTCGGCCGCTTCGGCTGATGATTTCGCCGATGTCCGAATACGGCGACTGCGGAAGCGGATTGGCCGGTCCGGGATTCCGAAAATTCAAGCTTACACGGGATACGCAACCGCAGACACGATCCATTTGCATGGACGCGTCCTTACCAATCCACCGCTGGATCCGAATTTCAACGACGACCGTTGGTGGCATAATCTCGCCAACACCGTTCAGCGTTTTGCCAGCGACGAAATCCCTGGCGTCACGGTCCAGGCAAGTTTGGGATCCGCGTCGGGCAGGGCTGTTAGCGACCACGAGGGTTACTTTCACTTGACGATGCAGCGCATCGACTGCGGATGCGAGCTGCCGTTTTGGAGTGATGCGGCATTGGCGATCGTCGACCACCCCAAGACATCCGCGATCGAATCGGCGACGACCAGCAAAGTCATGGCGGTGCCGGACAACGCGAAGTTTGTCTTGATCAGTGACGTAGACGACACGATCCTTCGCACCGGAGCGACCAGCATCGGCACGATGGCCAAGCTGACATTTTTTAGTAATGCGAGGACCAGGGCGCCGCTTCCCGGCATCGCCGGCTGGTACGAAGCGATGCAGCGATCGCCGCCGCAGACGATGCGAGCAGCGTTGGATCCACCGAGCAGCCAGTTTGCCGTGGACAACGATCCGAACAATCCAATCTTTTACGTTAGCAGCTCTCCCTGGAACCTTTACGACCTGTTGGACGATTTCATTGAAATCAATGCGATTCCAGATGGCCCCATTTTGCTGCGGGATCTAGGATTTGACGCCAACAAATTTCTGAAGAGTGGCCACGATCACAAACTAGAAAAAGCTCGCCGACTGATGAATGCGTATCCAGACTTGCCGTTCGTGTTGTCGGGCGATTCCGGCCAGGAAGACGCAAGGTTGTACGCGACTGCCGCGGAAGAGTTTGGATCACGAATCAAAGCGATTTTCATCCGCGACATCGATCCCATGGGCGACAGCGAACACGATCAGAAGGTGGATCGGCACATCCGAAAATGCAAGAACATTGGCGTTCCGATGTTCGCGATCAAAGACAGCGTGGAAGCTGCTCGGCACTGCGTCGACCTAGGATTGCTGGATCCGGATCAGCTTCCGATCGTCGAGGCTGCTACACGCCGAGACGAGCAACGATCGGCAAGTCCGCTAAAACCATGA